A region from the Fibrobacter sp. genome encodes:
- a CDS encoding cation-binding protein, which yields MNPSGPLRKEHRLIEKLLTLIHQETLFIKQQKRVNPVFIDTAVDFIKMYADRTHHGKEEQILFSTLEDRDLRKEDRLMMEELIRDHVYVRELTDQIFEYKTRYVKGNHELLMPIVEKMDNLVKFYPGHVWKEDNSFFPASLTYLSEHEQQEMLEQFYDYDKNMIHIKYTQVITRLKETSQRDMQNHL from the coding sequence ATGAATCCCTCAGGCCCGTTAAGAAAAGAGCATCGTCTTATCGAAAAACTCCTCACTCTTATCCATCAGGAAACTCTGTTTATCAAACAACAGAAACGGGTTAATCCAGTCTTTATCGATACTGCGGTGGATTTTATCAAAATGTATGCAGACAGGACCCATCACGGTAAAGAGGAGCAGATCCTTTTCTCCACTCTCGAAGATCGTGACCTCAGGAAAGAAGATCGCCTCATGATGGAGGAACTGATACGGGACCATGTTTATGTAAGAGAGCTTACAGATCAGATTTTCGAATACAAGACCAGATATGTAAAGGGGAACCATGAACTCCTGATGCCTATAGTAGAGAAGATGGATAATCTGGTGAAGTTTTACCCCGGCCATGTCTGGAAAGAGGATAATTCTTTCTTTCCCGCATCTCTGACCTATTTATCTGAACATGAGCAGCAGGAGATGCTTGAGCAATTCTATGATTACGACAAAAATATGATTCATATCAAATACACTCAGGTCATAACCCGGCTCAAGGAAACTTCACAGAGGGATATGCAAAACCACCTGTAG
- the uvsE gene encoding UV DNA damage repair endonuclease UvsE has translation MIKIGYACINTLLPSSARTFRLANYSEKRMLEVSRENISALRAILEWNRDQGISLFRITSNLIPFGSSTINSGVWQRELADEFREIGSFIRANKMRVSMHPGQYTVLNTPNPDFYENSIRDLYYHNRILELMELPSEHIIIIHGGGAYKDKEKSLHVLENRISSLPCEIRRRLALENDEHIFTAEDIYNVCIRTDVSGIFDVYHHSLNPGFQGMSDREVILLYKGTWRNCRQKIHYSDQEPSKPSGTHSTSVNLSTFGRFYKTIRDLDLDIMLEVKDKQESLLKIRKRYREIR, from the coding sequence ATGATAAAGATCGGATATGCCTGCATTAACACGCTTTTGCCATCTTCGGCCAGGACCTTCCGACTGGCAAATTATTCCGAAAAGAGAATGCTTGAAGTTTCCAGGGAGAATATCTCTGCACTGAGAGCGATTCTTGAGTGGAACAGGGATCAAGGGATTTCACTTTTCCGTATAACCTCAAATCTGATCCCCTTTGGCTCAAGTACCATCAATTCAGGGGTCTGGCAAAGGGAGCTTGCTGATGAGTTCCGGGAGATAGGCAGCTTTATTCGTGCAAACAAGATGCGTGTTTCAATGCATCCGGGGCAGTATACAGTTCTTAACACCCCAAATCCTGATTTTTATGAGAATTCTATTCGTGATCTTTACTACCATAACAGAATACTTGAACTGATGGAGCTTCCATCGGAGCACATTATAATAATCCATGGCGGAGGAGCCTATAAAGACAAGGAAAAATCCCTTCATGTATTGGAGAATCGCATATCCTCCTTACCATGTGAGATCCGCAGGAGGCTCGCACTGGAAAATGACGAGCATATCTTTACTGCTGAAGATATCTACAATGTATGTATCAGGACTGATGTCTCAGGTATTTTTGACGTATACCATCATTCCCTGAACCCGGGTTTTCAGGGAATGAGTGACCGGGAGGTTATTCTGCTCTATAAGGGAACCTGGAGAAACTGTCGTCAGAAGATCCATTATTCCGATCAGGAACCATCAAAGCCATCAGGAACCCACTCTACATCGGTCAATCTCAGTACGTTTGGCAGGTTTTATAAAACCATAAGAGATCTGGATTTGGATATAATGCTTGAAGTCAAGGATAAACAGGAATCTCTGTTGAAGATCAGGAAGAGATACCGTGAGATACGGTGA